TGCTGCTGTAGGATGCTGTCTCCTGACGGCACCATTTAAGAATCCTGATGATTTGTGCCATGAGGGCACGGCACCCTACATAAGCTTTTTTATTGGATGATCACAAAAATCTCAATTACTCTTTCACTTCATAATGCAGTTTCAGACCCTCTGAGGTCATGACGAAGCCTGATATGATGATCTTCCCTTCATGTACCAGATTATGGTGTTTTTTACAGAGCGGTATGAGATTGTATTTATGGTTTTTATGGAAGTGCTCTATCTGCCCATCCCTGTTTGCTTCTTTCTGCTCGGCGATATGATGAACATCCTCAACATTGGCATCACAGAGTGCACACTTACTGAGGTAGAGTGATTTGTTATATTTGCTGCTTTTCTGTTTCTGCAGTTTCTTGATGTCGCTCCCGCTATGATTCAGATTCTCTCTAATGGTCTGTGCTGTCTGAAGGAAGGTTTTATCCATATGCAGAGACTTGGCGAATTCCAGACCGTAAAGACTGTCTCCCTGTCCAAGCTGAAGTATCCGGTTATAGATAAGTGTATCACTGTTCTCGTCATATTTGATGCCCAGATGCAGAAAGATGAGATGTTTAAGGTTTTGCAGTTGAGAGATATTCCCCAGTTGATGCAGGTGCGTAGCAAAGATGAAGGTCGAACGTAAAGAGATCAGTTTGAGTATGGCACTTGAAACAATGGCGAGTGCCGACTCTGTCTCTGTCCCCTGGCTGATCTCATCTCCGAGTACCAATGATTTTTCATCTGCACGATTGAAAATATTTTTGAGTTCAAGCATCTCAATGGCAAAGGTCGAAAGTCCTTTGTAGAGATTATCTTTGGAGACGATACGGGTAAAAAGCTTGTTGTAAAGTCCGAACCGAAGTTCCACTGCCGGTACGAAGAACCCTGCCTGTGCAAGGACAACTGAGAGACCGATACTTTTCATCAGAGAGGATTTCCCCGATGAGTTGATACCGTAAAGCAGGACACCGTAAACATCCTCTCCGTTACTGGCGTTGAGTGTAATGTGATTGTGCGAGGTCGCGTTGTTTTCTCCAAGGAATATATCGTTAGGGACATAGATGCCTCTCTCATCATTGGCTTCGATGATGGGGTGGCGCAGCCCGATCGCTTCATAAAAGTTTCCCTCTTCGATGATGGGACGTGAGAGATTCATACTTTTGGAGCACTTGGCATTGGAGATCGCCACATCGATATTGGCAATGAAGATGATGAGCTTGTCAAGCAGGAGAGAAAAACGGTTCTCGAGCATATCGAGGCTTTCTATGTATCTCTGTTTGACCAGTGAGACCAGTTTGACCTGTGCCGTCTCATAGGAACGGGTGATCTCTTCAAAAAGCGGTGCCTGTACCTTTACTGCATTCTTGAGATATTTATAGTCAAAGTCTTTGAAAAAATGATGTTGGTTGTCAATAGTGACAAAAGAGTTCTTCAATTCTTTTTCAATCAGTGTAAATCTATTCTTTGTCAGGTTGAGATAGTACCCTTCGCTTTCAAGGTAGCTCACTGTGGCATACCTGGTATTGCCGCTGAAGAGCTTGTCCTTGTCAAAAAGGGCTTCAACATGCTCTGCCACTCTCTCCATCTTTTCCACTT
Above is a window of Sulfurovum riftiae DNA encoding:
- a CDS encoding MutS-related protein, giving the protein MDRAAEILSQKNKLLTEVYFDLQRYFEEKYGKDALVLMEIGTFFETYEVNNDDLKIGKAKEIAELLNIQLTRKSKAILENSISNPLLAGVPAVSLDRYLSRLIATKKYTIIVVKQKGEMPNVKRYVANIISPGTNFEYLSEPSENNIVSLMIDENSGIYSVGYAAIDVSTGKTICNEIHSTRDDKTYALDEAFNLLQTYNTSEVIITLESKEIDREWIIHYLELSSLHYSINTKRFRIVFQNELFTRIFEINSFLSAIEYLDLERHPYTTESLAVLIDFIIEHDESIIEKMNRPVFLGNSRYMYIGNNAMEQLSVISRDPSDITLLDLIDKTSTAFGKRLLKERLLNPVCDKALLEERYDLTEKLLPNIDRFETHLKQIYDLERIARRIKLRKLHPVELTYIAMSLESVLNLLEDAQQNALEIDSRLLDESREMLGVLEETFELNICARFRIEQINDNIFKSGVYPAIDTIVKKQQHEVEKMERVAEHVEALFDKDKLFSGNTRYATVSYLESEGYYLNLTKNRFTLIEKELKNSFVTIDNQHHFFKDFDYKYLKNAVKVQAPLFEEITRSYETAQVKLVSLVKQRYIESLDMLENRFSLLLDKLIIFIANIDVAISNAKCSKSMNLSRPIIEEGNFYEAIGLRHPIIEANDERGIYVPNDIFLGENNATSHNHITLNASNGEDVYGVLLYGINSSGKSSLMKSIGLSVVLAQAGFFVPAVELRFGLYNKLFTRIVSKDNLYKGLSTFAIEMLELKNIFNRADEKSLVLGDEISQGTETESALAIVSSAILKLISLRSTFIFATHLHQLGNISQLQNLKHLIFLHLGIKYDENSDTLIYNRILQLGQGDSLYGLEFAKSLHMDKTFLQTAQTIRENLNHSGSDIKKLQKQKSSKYNKSLYLSKCALCDANVEDVHHIAEQKEANRDGQIEHFHKNHKYNLIPLCKKHHNLVHEGKIIISGFVMTSEGLKLHYEVKE